Genomic segment of Enterobacteriaceae endosymbiont of Neohaemonia nigricornis:
ATCATCTATATTTTTTTGTTTTGTTAAAGAAAAATCTTTTTTATCTGTTATTTTTGTATCTATTTTATTTTCCCAAGAATCTTTTGTTGGTTTTGTTGTATTATGTTGTTGTGTAGTTAATGATTCATTATCATTTTTTATTTTTAAAGGACTTAATATTTGCATTGTTCCACCTACACTAACAATAATTTCTGTTATATAATTATCTTGTCCGTTTTGATTTTGCCATTTACGTGTTTGTAAATATCCTTCTATATATATTTGTATACCTTTCTTAAGATATTCATTAGCTATTTCAGCTAATTTACCAAATATAACAACTCTATGCCATTCTGTTTTTTCTTTATTTTCACCTGTATTTTTATCTTTCCAATAATCTGTTGTAGCAATAACAATGTTAACTACAGGATTGCCATTAGGCATATAACGTATATCAGGATTTTTACCGACATGACCAATTAAAATTACTTTGTTAATACCTCTTTTACCTGCCATTATATTATTCCTTCTTTATAATTCTAAATAAATATATTTATGATTGTTCTATTAATAACCGTAATTTTTTCATAGCATTAGTTTCTAATTGACGAATTCGTTCTGCTGATATACCATAATAATTAGCTAATGATTGTAATGTTTCTTTTGTATTATTCTTATTTAACCATCGCGAATTAATAATATCACGACTACGATTATCTAATTTTTTTATAGCATTAACTAATTTATGTGTAATAAATTTTGTCCAATTATTTTTTTCTATTAATTTTGCAAAATTAGATGTTTTATCCTTAATTAAATAATTAATATTACTATTATTATTATAAGAAGTATCACTAGGAATGTTTAATGTAATATCTTGTGATGACATACGTGATTCCATTTCATATACATCTTTAATAGACACACCTAATGTTTTAGCTACCATGTTTATTTCATCTTTATGAAACCAACCTAATCTTTGTTTTGCCTTACGTAAATTAAAAAATAATTTTCTTTGAGCTTTAGTTGTGGCTACTTTAACTATACGCCAATTACGTAAAACATATTCATGTATTTCAGCTTTAATCCAATGAATAGCAAAAGATACTAAACGTACACCAATATTAGGATTAAATCTTTTAACTGCTTTCATTAATCCAATATTGCCTTCTTGTATTATATCTGCTTGTTGTAAACCATAACCTGAATAATGTTTAGCAACATGTACAACAAATCGTAAATGTGATAGAATTAGCTTTTTTGCAGCTTCTATATCACTTTTATAAAAAAATTTACATGACAGATTTTTTTCTTCTTCTGCAGTTAAAATTGGATAATTATTGGTTGCATATATATATGAATCTAAAGAACCTAAAGAATTAATAAATATTCTTGGAGTTATAGTTAATATGTGATTATACATTTTCAACCTCTTAAAATATAATTTTTTTACATTTTTTATAATAAAACTTAATTTTTTGTGAAAATAGTATTAATAAAATTTTCAGCATTAAATAAATGTAAATCTTGTATTTGTTCTCCTGTACATATATATCTTATAGGAATTTTAAATTCATTTGCTAAAGAAAAAATAACTCCTCCCTTAGCAGTTCCGTCAAGTTTAGTTATAGTAATACCAGTTATATTAATATGTTTATTAAATATTTTAAATTGATTAATGGAATTTTGTCCAATATTAGAATCTAATATTAACATAGTTTCATTTGGAGCATCATATATTTTTTTTTTAATTACTCGTACATTTTTTTTTAATTCTTCTAATAAAGAAATATTATTATGTAATCTGCCTGCAGTATCTATTATTAATATATCTATATTATCTTTTTTTGTTTTTACTATTGCATCATAAATTACAGCAGAACTATCATGTATTTTATTATTATTTATAATATAACTATTACTTTTATAACTCCATATTTTTAATTGTTCATTAGCACCTGCTCTAAATGTATCTCCAGAAGCTAAATAAACAGATTTATTTTGTTTATAAAAATAATATGCTAATTTACCTATAGTTGTTGTTTTACCTACACCATTTATACCAAATATTAAAATAATAAAAGGTTTATTCATACTATTAATTATTAAAGGTTTTTCAACTATAGATAATATATTAAACATTTCTTGTTTAATAAAATTATATAATTGATCTGAATATTGTATATTATTTAATTTAGAGTACTGAATAGTTTTATTAACTATATCATTGGTAGTTTTTATACCTATATCAGAAATAATTAATGTTTCTTTTAAAGAATTAAAAAAATTAACATTAATATTATGTTTTTTTCTAAATAAATTAATAAAGTTTTTACTAATATTTTTACTAGTTTTCCATAAATTTGATGCTAAAGAACTAAAAAAACTTTTGTTATTTATATTTTTTTTTATTATCATGTGTTTATTTTATAAACTTTAATTTAAAATAAAAAATTGATTTAAATTATACTATCTTATACAATTAAATTAGAACATCATTTACATAAAATATCAAAATAAATTTATATATTAATTTTAAAAATAATAATTATGCGTAAAATCTATATTATTACTGGTAAATGGAAATATAAAAGTATATATGTTATAAATCATAATAAATTAAAACCTACAATGAATTTTATTCGTGCTAATTTATTTAATTGGTTAACAAATAATCTTCATATGATGAAATGTTTAGATTGTTTTGCTGGTACTGGTTCGCTAAGTTTAGAAGCTTTATCTAGAAATGCATTATCAGCTACATTAATAGAAAATAATTATCATATTTTTATACAATTAAAAAAAAATATTATGTCATTTAATAAAATTAATATATCATTAATTTATGATAATATTATAAATTTTATATCTTATACATCAGAAACATTTGATTTAGTATTTATTGATCCACCTTTTAATATAAATAATACTTTACTTTCACAAGTATGTATGTTACTAGAAAAACATGCATGTCTCAATCCTAATGCATTGATTTATATAGAATATATGGCAAATAGTAAAAATTTATTTTTACCATCAAATTGGATTAAATATCGTGAAAAACAATTTAGTTATGTGACATATGCTCTATATAAAAAAAATAATTAAAAAATATAACATACTATTTTTGTATTAAAAATACATAGGGTAAAATATTAGTTTGTTTTTTTATTATTTTAAAATTCATAAAATTACAAAAACTTATAATATCTAATTTTACTATATTATTATTTGTAGTAATTAATAATGTATCATCTTTTTGCATACAATCAGTTTTTTTTTTTAATTTTATAATTGTATAAGGACACTGTAAGTGCATTAAATTTAAATTATATGTGGGTATTATGTTAATTTTATTTATTTTCATTATAATTAAAGTATAATTATTAAATATAAAAATTAAAGTTTAATAATTAATATATAAGTTAACTAATATATTCAAAACATATATTTTTATAAATTTTTAATAGTTTATTCAAATTACACATCATTATTTATTAATATAAGGTTTATTTCGTGAATATAGAAGAAAAAAAAAAAATATGTTTGGATGATGCTATTAATCAAATAGAAAATCAATTTGGCAAAGGTTCTATTATGAGATTAGGTGATAATAGAACTATGGATATAGAATCTATTTCAACTGGCTCATTAACTTTAGATATAGCGTTAGGTATAGGTGGTTTACCAATTGGTAGAATAGTAGAAATATATGGTCCTGAAGCTTCAGGAAAAACTACATTAACATTACAAATTATAGCAGAAGCACAAAAAACAGGAAAATTATGTGCTTTTATTGATGCAGAACATGCTTTAGATCCTATTTATGCAAGCAAACTTAATGTTGATATTAATAAATTATTATGTTCGCAACCTGATACTGGAGAACAAGCATTAGAATTATGTGATGCATTAGCTAAATCTAAAATAATAGATTTAATAGTTATAGATTCTGTTGCAGCATTAACACCTAAAGCAGAGATAGATGGTGAAATCGGTGATTCTCATATAGGATTAGCAGCACGTATGATGAGTCAAGCTATGCGTAAATTAGCTAGTAATATGAAACAATCTAATACATTATTAATTTTTATTAATCAAATTCGTATGAAAATTGGAATAGTATTCGGTAATCCTGAAGTTACAACGGGTGGTAATGCATTAAAATTTTATTCTTCTGTTAGATTAGATATACGTAAAATTGGCAATGTAAAACAAGGTGATAATATTATTGGCAGTGAAACAAGAGTTAAAGTAGTTAAAAATAAAGTTGCTGTACCTTTTAAACAAGCTGAATTTCAGATTATATATGGATTAGGTATTAATCTTTATGGTGAATTATTAGATTTAGGAGTTAAACAAAACTTTATTGAAAAATGTGGATCATGGTATAGTTATCAAAATGAAAAAATTGGACAAGGAAAATATAATGCTATTAATTTTTTAAAAAATAATAAAAAAATATCTAATGAACTTGAAAAAAAAATAAGAAGTTTATTTTTACCAAAAACTATTATGTAGATATAATATTTAAATATTATATATTATATATTATATATAATCTTATTAAATATCAGGATTATATTATATGTTTTTAACAACAGAAAAAATTCGGCAAATATTTTTAAAATTTTTTAAAAATAAAAATCATCAAATTTTAACAGGTAGTTCTTTAATACCTCATAATGATAATTCTTTATTATTCACTAATGCTGGAATGAATCAATTTAAACAATATTTTTTAGGACATACTGTTCCAAAAATAAAAAATATTGCTACAATACAAAAATGTATACGTGTAGGTGGTAAACATAATGATTTAAATAATGTAGGTTTTACCAATAGACATCATACATTTTTTGAAATGTTAGGTAATTTTAGTTTTGGCGATTATTTTAAAAAGGAAGCTATTACTTTTGCTTGGGAATTATTAACAGATATAAAATGGTTTAATTTAGACAAAAATAAAATTTTTATAACAGTATATTATACTGATAAAGAAACTTATAATTTTTGGTTAAATAATATAGGTATTAATCCAAAACATATTATTATTATATATGATAATAATAATCAATTATATAATTCAGATAATTTTTGGCAAATAGGAGATACCGGACTATGTGGTCCATCTACAGAAATTTTTTATGATTTAGGTGAACAATTAACTGGTAATATATATCAGAATAATTTAGGAGAACGTTTTATAGAAATCTGGAATATTGTATTTATACAATTTACTAAAAATATTAATGGTGAAATTATTTCTTTGCCAATTAAATCTGTTGATACTGGCATGGGATTAGAAAGAATTAGTAGTATTTTGCAAAAAGTTAATTCTAATTATAAAATTGATATTTTTCAAAAATTTATTCAATATATTGCTGGTGTTTTAAACCTTAATTTTTATGAACATAATTCTTTAAATGTTATTGCCGATCATATGAGATCTATTATTTATTTAATATCATCAGG
This window contains:
- a CDS encoding sulfurtransferase TusA family protein, which gives rise to MKINKINIIPTYNLNLMHLQCPYTIIKLKKKTDCMQKDDTLLITTNNNIVKLDIISFCNFMNFKIIKKQTNILPYVFLIQK
- the ssb gene encoding single-stranded DNA-binding protein yields the protein MAGKRGINKVILIGHVGKNPDIRYMPNGNPVVNIVIATTDYWKDKNTGENKEKTEWHRVVIFGKLAEIANEYLKKGIQIYIEGYLQTRKWQNQNGQDNYITEIIVSVGGTMQILSPLKIKNDNESLTTQQHNTTKPTKDSWENKIDTKITDKKDFSLTKQKNIDDNSTINFEDDIPF
- the rsmD gene encoding 16S rRNA (guanine(966)-N(2))-methyltransferase RsmD, whose translation is MRKIYIITGKWKYKSIYVINHNKLKPTMNFIRANLFNWLTNNLHMMKCLDCFAGTGSLSLEALSRNALSATLIENNYHIFIQLKKNIMSFNKINISLIYDNIINFISYTSETFDLVFIDPPFNINNTLLSQVCMLLEKHACLNPNALIYIEYMANSKNLFLPSNWIKYREKQFSYVTYALYKKNN
- the recA gene encoding recombinase RecA, whose protein sequence is MNIEEKKKICLDDAINQIENQFGKGSIMRLGDNRTMDIESISTGSLTLDIALGIGGLPIGRIVEIYGPEASGKTTLTLQIIAEAQKTGKLCAFIDAEHALDPIYASKLNVDINKLLCSQPDTGEQALELCDALAKSKIIDLIVIDSVAALTPKAEIDGEIGDSHIGLAARMMSQAMRKLASNMKQSNTLLIFINQIRMKIGIVFGNPEVTTGGNALKFYSSVRLDIRKIGNVKQGDNIIGSETRVKVVKNKVAVPFKQAEFQIIYGLGINLYGELLDLGVKQNFIEKCGSWYSYQNEKIGQGKYNAINFLKNNKKISNELEKKIRSLFLPKTIM
- the rpoH gene encoding RNA polymerase sigma factor RpoH, whose product is MYNHILTITPRIFINSLGSLDSYIYATNNYPILTAEEEKNLSCKFFYKSDIEAAKKLILSHLRFVVHVAKHYSGYGLQQADIIQEGNIGLMKAVKRFNPNIGVRLVSFAIHWIKAEIHEYVLRNWRIVKVATTKAQRKLFFNLRKAKQRLGWFHKDEINMVAKTLGVSIKDVYEMESRMSSQDITLNIPSDTSYNNNSNINYLIKDKTSNFAKLIEKNNWTKFITHKLVNAIKKLDNRSRDIINSRWLNKNNTKETLQSLANYYGISAERIRQLETNAMKKLRLLIEQS
- the ftsY gene encoding signal recognition particle-docking protein FtsY codes for the protein MIIKKNINNKSFFSSLASNLWKTSKNISKNFINLFRKKHNINVNFFNSLKETLIISDIGIKTTNDIVNKTIQYSKLNNIQYSDQLYNFIKQEMFNILSIVEKPLIINSMNKPFIILIFGINGVGKTTTIGKLAYYFYKQNKSVYLASGDTFRAGANEQLKIWSYKSNSYIINNNKIHDSSAVIYDAIVKTKKDNIDILIIDTAGRLHNNISLLEELKKNVRVIKKKIYDAPNETMLILDSNIGQNSINQFKIFNKHINITGITITKLDGTAKGGVIFSLANEFKIPIRYICTGEQIQDLHLFNAENFINTIFTKN